Genomic segment of Bos taurus isolate L1 Dominette 01449 registration number 42190680 breed Hereford chromosome X, ARS-UCD2.0, whole genome shotgun sequence:
GTATAATCTAAGACCTTCAAACGGTTGCCACGACACAGACGTATGCTTTTTGTCTTAAGAATTGACCCCAGTCCAACTTGGTGAGTAGGACACCCTACCCCTCAGCATCAGGAGCTGGATGGCAAAGACTTGCCAGCATCTCCAAGAGTTTGGGGCTGGGTTCATCCTAATATGGAACCTACTTGCTTCTCACAGCTTCCTCATATATGTACCTGCCACTCATATCTGTTTCTAGACCCAGCTAATAGGAAACAAGCTTCTCCCCTTCCACGGACACATTCACCACTTTGCACTTAATGCTAGGGGGTGATTTACTCTTTTGTGAACCTACCGTTCTACCCGATAACCTTTTCTGAAATAGACACCTGTTGTCCCCATGACACACACAGTTCTCAATGCTCTGCATGTTTACTTGAGGGAGTGATGTCAGTGTtgataaaaagaatgcatttgaaacaTGGCAAAGGACAAAGATTTATCTTGTAAGCATCTGTTCCAAGACTTAGAGTACATCAGAAAACTGATATTGTATAAAACATACACATAGAatctgcatatataaggaatctagaaagatggtactgataatgaacttattttcagGGCATCAGTGGAAAAACagtcatagagaacagacttgtgttcatggggagaggggaggagactgTGAGACGTATGGAGAGAGTGACATGGAAACGTAcatgaccatatgtaaaatagatagaaaATAGGAAATTGCTGTATATCTCAGGGAACtccaacaggggctctgtatcaacctagaggggtgggatggggagggagatgggagggaggttgcaaagggaggggacatatgtataactatgggcttcccttgcagctctgctggtaaagattcctcatgcaatgcgggagacctgggtttgatccctgagttgggaagataccctggagaagggaaaggctacccactccagtattctggcctgaagaattccatgttctgtatagtccatggggtcataaagaatcagtcacgactgagcaactttcacagaagcacatgtatacctatggctgattcatattgatgtttgacagaaattcaataaattCAAACaattcaataaagctgttatccttcaattaaaaaatacataaaaatttaaaaataaagtaaagtcAGTCTCACTATAGCCATGATGAAATTagttgaaatattaaatatttcaacattttatattcaatattcaacatcaaatattaaaaaatgattctagtataacctcatttttaaaatttcaacagataggaatcattttgaaatgtctgATGATGTGATATTCTGCAGCCTATGGCCTCCTGTTTCTTGGTAGATTACCTTCCAGGATCCTTAATTCGGTGAGCATAAAGATGCAGGCCTTACACCCTGAATACTGTCAGCACCTCCTGATATTCTGAATGAAAGTCCTGTCAGTGGACATGTAACATTACCATATCAGTGGTAATTTTAGGATGTCGTACCTACCGAATAATCCCACCATTTCTGTCTCCCTGCCATCTTCATCCACGTTGAGATTATGCGTTATGAGAGTGTTCTTGTCCCCACTAATGACTTGAAATTCATTGTGACCCGAgtctgtgagagagagaaaagatacaAACAGCCCTGCCTTAACTTGTTGTCAGTTAGATTATGGTGGCACACAGCGGGCATGAAGAACGGTCCATCGTGTATGGACCCACTCACTCCATGCATGCACAGAATGCTACCGTTAACCACGGCAAGGAAAGGAGGAACAAATCTTCCTCATCCTCACCTTTTCCTGCCATTAACCAGTCACTCCTTGCTGTCTTACCAAGATGCTTTCTAGAACGTGTGTTCTAATGAGCCCCACagattctttttctgctttgttttttcaCTTGCTGAGTCTTCCCTGCTGCCCGTGGGCTTTCTCCACTTGTGGTGACTGTGGAGTACagtctagctgtggtgtgcgggcttctcattgccgtggcttctcttgttgctgagcacaggctctggggtgcagGGGCTTCAGTATTTACAGCTCGGGGGTTCTAGACTGCAGGaccagtagttgtggtgtatgaGCTTAGATgccccatggcgtgtgggatTTTCTcggactaggaattgaacctatgtctcctgccatGGCAGGCAGAATTCTTATtccctggaccaccggggaagttcctGAGAGTGTTTTAAAACATCATGAACGTGTTATCAAATCCAGGTTCTAAAATTCTTTCTATGTCTTTTACCCCAGCCACAAAATTGATTTCTCTTGACCAACCTACCTTGTGTTCATCACCTTCTGTTCCTGAGTGCCTACGCCAGGCCAGGCAACCTTTTGAACACTTTAAGGATTGTGTTTCCCGAGCCCCTCAGTCTGGGGTATGACACAGCCCACTGCTGTGTCTGTTCATTCCAGCTtataattcatccagcctggcatttagcatgatgtactctgcatgtaagtttatATAAGCAGCATGAAAGTACATACTAACTTATTGTACTCttctcccaattttgaaccaggctgttgttccacaTCTCACTGTTGCTGACTGATcaacatacaggtttctcagatgACAGGTAATCTGGTATtgccatatctttaagaatttcccacagtttgttgtgatccacacagtcaaaggccttagcatagtcaatgaagcaagaaaaaaaaattttttttttctggaattgcctcTCTTCCTCAATGGTCCACtcaatgttgacaatttgatctggttcatctgccttttctaaatcaagcctATATTTGTGGAAGTTCTCAGATCACCTACAGCTGAAttctagcttgaagaattttgagcactaccttgCTCGCATGTGAATTGACCACAACAgtgaagtagtttgaacattctttgtcattgcccttctttgggattgaaatggaaactcaccttttccagttctgtggccactgccgagttttcgaAAGTTGCTGACTCATTGCTTGCAGCCCtttaacagcataatcttttaggattttaaagagTTCAGCTTGAATTCTGTCACCTCTACTAGCGTTGTTCATAttatacttcctaaggcccacttaacttcacacccTAGGATGTCGGGCTCTGGTCTCATTGATTACCACTCCACTGAGGGGAGACTTTCCAGTCCCTGACCTCTGAGTTTTAGTAGGAGTAGAATTCAGGTGTATGGGGTTATTGAAGAAAGTTTAGACCAAGATTTCTACATGCACGTACTCTTTACAGTGAAACATTCATACTTACAGTCAACAGCATAAAAGTTTTCTTCCTTTAGGCCTGAGACATATTTTTCTATGCATTCTCCAttcttccttaaaaacaaaatatattcaaGTTGGTTAATTAAGACAATAAAAACTTGACATATAATGAAGATTCTTTCTTTGTGACACCCAAGAATATGTGTCCGGTATCATCTCAGTGCTGGTGAACATTTTGACCTTCGAAAGAGACAAAATATGTTGTCTCAGATCCAGTAACTCTCAAGTGGCAAGGATGGTTTGTCTTCACACTAAATCTGATTAGTAGTTCTGAAAATAGCCTGCAGATTCAAAACAGGTCGTGTGTAAAGCCAATAAACATGGAGAAATCTAGAAttttaggaaaaaaggaaaagagcgaACTTTAGTTTCTGAAAACAGAGAGGCATAGCCATCATGACAAAACCTTGGGCATTGTCACAACCCAGGCAGTGATTCATtagacaatgaaagtgaaagtgtttgttacTCAATTGCgtcagactctctgtgatcccatggattgtagcctgccaagcctctccactgcctatgggattctccatgcaagaagactgaaattggttgccatttccttctccagaggaatttccccacccagggatcaaatccaggtcctctgcattacaggcagattctttattctcTGAAACACCAGGGGAGCCCTTATTAGACAATAcgagagccaccagggaagccttcattaGACAGTGTGAGAGCCAAAAatcacaacatttttaaaaagtttaattttctaCAAACACACACTCTTCCTCAATCACAATGCCATATGAGGATTAAAtctgaaagacacatgtacttATACAGACACATTTCACACTCACACAGACAGGAGCACAAGCAAACACTTAAGTCCACATGATGTGCTTATATGATATTACAAAGAactttatgtatataatatatgattAGTATATATTGTCACCTCTGTAACAAAAGAGTGACTTCATATATGTCCTCTGTACATGTATGTGAAGAAAGGTGTATTTGGCACATATAAAGAATGTctataaaacaaatactaaaaagggAAATAATAGTACAGAAACTGGATTACTCTTTGAACAGACACCTTGGAAAAGAATGTCCACAATAAAGCGTGGTCAGTGCTTCTggtcattgaaagtgaaagtacaagtcactcagtcgtatctgcctctttgcaactccatgcagTACacaatccatggacttctccagtcaggatactggagtgggtagcctttcccatctccaccggatcttcccaacctagggatcaaagctaggtctcccgcattgcaggcagattctttaccagctgagccacaagggaagcccagatatactggagtgcatagcctatctcttctcaagcagatttcctgacccaggaattgaaccgaggtctcctgcattgcaggcggattctttaccaactgagctgtcagtgAAGCCTtcttagtcattagggaaatggaaTGCATTGAAATCACTGAAAAACAACCACAAAGTAGGAACACAACAATTATCCAATATACCTGCGAACACACAACATTTTATCTGAGCAGACAAACTCCTTTCATTTGGCTTGAAAAACTTGACTCCTTATGCAGACACTGCAATAACTGTTTAAAACATTGTGCTGACTGGGGGAAGGCAGGGAAAATGATTCAGAGTGCCTAATTTTGTTGCATGAAGAGCCAGAAAAGGTGAGAATATGCATATCTTTTCTTACCTGTGGCTCCAGGGGTAGACATCTAATGATGAGTGAAGAAAAGGAGGTGTGCTGGAGAAATTTTatgtccttctttttaaaaacaaaactggtttttttttttgtttttttttttgactgtgctgtgtcttcttgccactcAGGCTTCTCTCTATTGCCAAGGGCAAGGGTTATTACTCTTCAGTTGCAGTGCCGGGGATTCTCACtatggtggcttcccttgttttAGAGCATATAGCCCACAGGCTTAGTcattgtagcacatgggcttacttgctcctGGGCACGTGGGGTCCCTCTAGACCAGAGATGgagctcatgtctcctgcattggcagatggattcttaagcactgaatCACCAGTTGAAGCCTGGAATTTTATATCTCGAATGTGTAGATGGTGAAGCAATTGTGCACATGTGAAAGCTCATTGAACTGTACATTCCACAAAGGTGCATTTAATTACACATTTAATTATGCTTCTTTGTGTGTTCAATTACTCAGTTTGGCCCAACTCTTtggagccccatggactgtagcctgccagactcctctgtccatgggattctccaggcaagaatattggagtgggttgccatttcctactccaggcaaaAGTGACTTCAGAAAGAGTCGCCACATGAAAAATTAAACATACGacacaaaaattgtaaaatacGGCAAAGAGGATGATAACagatgttctttaaaaattagtGAAAACAGACAACTGTTTCTCCTGAGATAAGATATACGTGTCTTTGAGTCTGTTCCTGTATGGGTGGTTCTAATTTGATTGCAAGTATACTAttaaatgctgaagctgaaactccagtattttggccacctgatgcgaagaactgactcattggaaaagaccctgatgctgggaaagattgaaagcaggagaagaaggggaccacagaggaggaaatggttggatggcataactgactgaatggacatgagtttgagcaagatcctggagataatgaaggacagggaagcctagcctagcgtgctacagttcaaggggttgcaacAAAACATGTTGTTGTTTCTTCTCTTAATGTTCTTATTCCTCACAATGCATTGCTGACtgtgcattttcttattttcttttgagaGAGGGGGACAGTTGCTGAACAAgcttgtattggtttctgccatgcttGCGTGTTCTTAGAAAACCGTCTTCGGTATAGTGAGCATTCTATGAATGGTACTTGggactgtatgtgtgtgcttggttgctcagtcctctctgactcttcgcgaccccttgggctgtagcccaccaggcatctctgtccatgggattgtccaggcaagaataccggagggggtcgccatttcctcctccagggcctcttcccgacccagggatcgaactcctgtcACGTGCATTGGCAGGAGCCTGGGAAGGCACTTGGGAAAGTCACTAGGGGCTCTGACGGCTCTGGGAAACTCAGTGATGATGAAAGCTCCCGTGAGGAAGCCCCGAGGGCAGAGCTCTCTGGGTGCTCTCCCCCGCCCTCACATCTGGGCTCAGTGGGAACCGTCTCTTACAAATTCTGCGGGAAGGGGTCAAGCCCCTGGTGGGGACTGTGGTCTCCAGGACACGAGCCTCTTCCCTCTGCCGTGTCCCCCTTTCCTTTAATGAGTTGATGCCAGTGGAGCTTCTGGGTTCCCCTTCTAAGCAGAGTTTTCAGGACATTCCCTGGAGGTTCAAAGAGGGACTGATCCCCTCCCCTAGCTCAGAGATCCTGCTCAGCCCTACAGCACAGGGCATAATGCTCTTAACATCACCCAGAGAGTTCCCTGCAGAGGGGAAGACACACCCTCCCTTAGGTCGGGGCTTATAGGTGTTTTCCTTGTGGGTGATTTTTACTTACTTGATATAAAAGTGGAAGTGTATCGTGCCATTTTCTTCATCAAACTCGATGTAACGCATGAAAATGTGGAATGGCGCGCCCTCGGTGATCTTGTCTATGTTCTCAGCCGCGATAAAATGGGTTAACCATCTTCCTGTGAACTAAAAGTAAAATTCCCTTCAGAAATCTTAGTCCGTCTCTGTAAATTCTGCCCGACATCATCCCTCAGGAGTTTCGCTGCCCTTTCACTTGAGCAGAAGTTACCTATCTTTATGAACACAGCCCTAGTTACAGAATCATGTGAAAACTCAAGTCAAGTAAAGGAAACAATTGAGAAATTACTGAGATAGCTTGAGCTATCTTGTCAAATGCAAGAGCCCTAGTCTAATACCTATGTGATGTTCCTCTGTTTTTACAAGACCAGTGAACATACATGAGAGCCAATGAATAGATGGCAAAGGTGATACAGACATCACAAACAGCAGGCATAGAGCCAGTGAATGCAGGAATTTTGAATTGCAGAGAGATGGCTAGACTTAGCGATCCACATGACTGGACCTCGAAAGGGACACTCACATGGATACATGCCAAGACTTCCTCCCAAGCTTAGACCACGTTCAAATACCCCTGGTACCTGAGAGGCATCTATCACATCGCCTTGACTGGCAGCAAGCAGACCAAGGACAAGACTTAACAGCAGAGCCTTCATCTTGTTGACTCTCCTGATCCTTCTTCTGTAGAAGCTGAGGGTGTCCCAGTGGTTGGAGAGGATGGAAAATTGCTGCCACTTTTATAGCCTACATCTGTTGGCATGACACATCAGGAACCAATGGTTGTTCCTCATATGATCACAGTTACAACGGAAGGCACCTTCAGTATCCTGGTTGGCAGAGATACACTTTTCcggcattctgtcattttgataaTGAGATTTGTTTTAAGAGAAGCATATGTGGATGTGGGCATTTGACCTTTAAAGTGAGAAATTGCAGTACATCCAATATTGCAAGGGGACAATTATTTTCCTGTTTATCATGAGATGCAAAATGAGATGAGCTGTCCAAGGTACACATCCATCACTCCTGCTTTGTATCCTTAACGTGGAGGTGAcagtttaacatttattttctaaaagtaaagacTGATTGTGTGGTTTAGCCAAGGGAACACTATCTCCTCAGAAACCCTTGGAAAGACACCTATTATTCTGAGGTGAGGAGCAGGTCAGCACGTAGCATttgtcaccttctcctgccccaatGTGGGCTTTTTCCTCTTAAGTACTAAGAGGATGATCCATTCAAATGCCCCGTAACCTCATCTGAAGAAGGCGCCTCAGTCGTTTATTTTCAGTGATTTCTTTCCAGACACCCTTCTACCCATTTGATCTGTAATATAATATTTACTCACTAACTCAAAATGCTGAATAGCAGTTCTtgtaatttttagaatttttaatggaaaaaaatagatttccTAAGACAACATCACTGAAACAGTGAGtcatgggttttgttttgtttttttttttttttgtatttttaatccaattttacttattttcatcttcattcattgtaatttaacaaataaatacattaaaaggtTTATTTTGTTCTGAgtatagaaatg
This window contains:
- the LOC101904044 gene encoding odorant-binding protein-like, encoding MKALLLSLVLGLLAASQGDVIDASQFTGRWLTHFIAAENIDKITEGAPFHIFMRYIEFDEENGTIHFHFYIKKNGECIEKYVSGLKEENFYAVDYSGHNEFQVISGDKNTLITHNLNVDEDGRETEMVGLFGLSDVVDPNRIEEFKNVVREKGIPEENIRNFIYNDNCPRE